DNA from Mycolicibacterium alvei:
ACCAGGATCCCGTCGATGGTCAGCTCGACCCCGACGACATCGTCGATCGCCTGGACATTCGCGTCGGCGCCAAAAGGAGTAGTCATCGTCCGCTCCGCCTCTACCGAACAGTTCCGTTGACGGCGCCGGACATCGTCGAATCCGTCCGGTCGTACCCGCTCGCCGCACGAGAGAGCTTCGCCCCGAGCTCGCGCGACACGTTGGCCATACCGGCTCCCGCGGCGCGGCGCGCGTTGAGCGCGGACGCCACGGCCGAGGCCGTCGACGACGAAATCGGCCCATGCGTCAGGCGTACCGCGCTGTCGACACCTTCGACCACGCTGGTAGCCACGGTCAGACTGGTCGCCGCCTGGCCCTGTTTGGCCGATAGCTCGTACAAATGCGCGGTGGCAACCCGCAAATCACCCGCCATGCAAATCCCCTCGATCCCTGTCCCCGAATTCTTACCTGTCGATCACGGCCGCAGACCCGGGTACACCGCGGTCTAATGTAGCCGCCGCTGCCACTCGCAGCTGGCCCTGCTCGAAATCGGCCCCAACGTGCACCGGAGCCGGACCCGCAGCGACGCTTCCGGCGGCCGTGGCCTCCAGGTCCGGGGGCAGTGTCTTGGCGGCCTCGTCGTCCGCGCCGACACCGAGCGGATCGGCCGGGCCGCCCGCCGAATCGGTGTCAGGCACGTCTCCGACCTCGCCCTCTTCGGGCTCGCCCACCTGCTCCTCGCCGTCGCCCTTCTCACGGTCCTCGACGTTCTTCTCGTCGTCCTCGTCGCGGCCGTCCCGATTCGCGTCGTCCTGGCCGCCTTCGTCGGCCACATCGAGACCGGTGACGCCCGACGCCTTGTCGATCTCGGCGGCGTCGGCGAGGCCGGCCGTCGAGCCGGCCATCTGCGCCGCCTGGGTCCCGGCCTGGGTTGCCGCCTGCACCGCCTGTCCGACAGCCTGGCTGATCCCGCCGAGGATTCCGCTGAGCGGGCTCACCAGCGAGCCCAGGATCCCGCCCAGGGCACCGGCCGCGTTCGCGGCCGCATCGGACGGCGGAGCGCCCATACCTGAGGAGTCCGTGGGCATCCCCGGCCCCGATGCGGAGCCCGGTCGCGTGCCTCCCCCGCCGCCGGTCGACGGGACGCTGCCGCCGCCGCCCGACGGAACATCGCCACCGCCCGTGGGGACGCCGGGATCCGTGGCCCCGGAATCTCCCGGTGCCGACACCTCGGGGTCGCCGGCCGGCGGCTCGAACTCCGCGCCGGTCAGCGTGGCGCCGCCGGCCAGGCTCTGGTACTGCGCCGCCGCGTTCTGCAGCACGGCCGCGTTCTCGTCGATATGGCCGCACAGAGTTCGCAGGTCGTTGTTCGAGTCGCCGACGGCCTTGGCCACCATCGCGAACTCGGCGGTCATCTGGGCTGCCGTCCCGAAACCGGGAACGATGCCCGCGCTCGTGGTGAGCAGGCTCATCGCACCCAGCCAGTCGGAATGTCCGTCGAGGTTGTCCCGGGTGGCCGCGATCTGGCCGGCTTCGGTGGACAACACCTCGGCCACCATGGTGTCCAACCCGAGCATCGTCTGGACCCGGCCGACCTGTTCGCTGTTGCGGCCCGCGTAGGCGCTGGCCCCGTTGCTGTCCCAGCTGTCGTCGGGGAAGGCCGACACGAGCACCTGCCCGACCTCGCCCATGGTGTCGGCCCCCGCATCGAAACGTTGCCCGTTCTCCGGATCGCCGACCCCGGTGCTGCTCTTCATCGATGCGATGGTCTGCTGGCCGGCGACCAGAATCGGTGACCGGGCGGCTCTGATCAGACGCGAGCCGGCCTTCGCGGCACGCTCGGTCCACTTCAGGTTGCTCTCGATCACGCCTTTGCCGAAATCGGCAATCTCCCCCAGCAGTCCCATACCCCGTGTCCCCTTCGCCGGAACAGAGATTACCAGCGCATTCGACCCGGTCATCGCACCAATTTCACGCCTCCGACAGCCTCCGGATGACGGTGCCCGCACTCGCTCCGACCACTACTTATTACCGGCGAACGACCGTTTTCCTCCCGGCATCCCAGGCAGTGGGGCCTACGTCCGTGGGCCATCACCGGGATGGCGGCGCAGCGTCGATTCACCGGTACCGCCCGACGCTCCGTCGGGCGGCTTGTGACGCCCTACGGGCGTTGCCACGCCAATTTGCTATGACGTCAGTTCCGCCCGATTACCGGCGGACCCTGCAAGCCGGACGGGTTGTAGTCGATACTTGAACACGGACAAAGTTCCCGAGTATGAGTTCCGGAGGAGATTCAGGCGTGCCCGACCCCGACGACACCTTGCGCAGAGAGCTCGGCTGGACGGGTCCGGAGGAATCACACTTCGAACCCGATACGCGGCCGACCCGCCGCAAGCCACCAGAGCCGCCACCCTCGCTACCGGGGCGGCCCCCGGTGGATTTCGTGCCGTCGAAGATTCCGGCCGGTACCGACCCCGACGACCCCGGACCGTCGCAGGTGGTACCCGTGGACCGCGATGCCGAGCGCGCGCGCAGCACGTTCCGGGAAGCGCCCCCCGCGCCTCCCACACCGCCGACACCGCCGCAGCAACAGGTGCCGCCTCCTCCGCCACCTCCGGCCCCGCCGGCCCCTCCGGCACCCCCCGCCCCACCACCGAACATCGGTCAGCCCGAACACCGGCCGGATGCGTGGGAGCAGAACCCGCCCGGCTGGCAGCTTCCGTCGCAGCGCCCGCCAGGCCCGGGAGGCCCGCCGCAGCAGCCGTACGGACCGCCACCCGGTCAGCCCTGGCCGGCCGAAGGCGGGTTCGCCCCGGATCCCGGTGCGGCCGCCGTACCCGGAGCGCCGACCGGGTCATACGCCGACCGCATCCGGGTGAACGACCTGGTTCCGCCGAAGCGTCAGCCACCGGGCAGCGGGTGGCGGTTGTTCGTGTACCGGGCCACGTTCGGGATGATCAACCCCGGCCCGTCGCCGGAAGACCTTCGGGTCGCCGAGCTCGAGGCCAAGATCAAGGGGCTCCTGCGCGGCCACTACAAGGTCGGGGTGATGGGCAAGGGCGGGGTCGGCAAGACCACCGTCTCGGCCAGCGTGGGATCGATCTTCGCCCAGTTGCGCCAGGACGATCGCGTGGTGGCCATCGACGCCGACACATCCTTCGGCAAGCTCGGGAGCCGCGTCGACCCCCAGGCGCAGAGCTCGTACTGGGAGCTGGCCAACGACAAACACCTGGACTCGTTCGCCGATGTGCGCAGTCGCGTCGGGACCAACGCCGCCGGTCTGTTCGTCCTGGCCGGCGAGGGCACCCCCGCCCGCCGCCGCGTGCTGGACGCGGCCATCTACCGCGAGGCCACCACCCGACTCGACCGGCACTTCTCCATCTCGGTGGTGGACTGCAGCTCGACGATGGACTCGCCGGTGACCCAGGAGGTGCTGCGCGACCTCGACGGCCTGATCGTGGTGTCCTCCCCGTGGGTCGACGGCGCCGCCACCGCCGGACAGACGCTGGACTGGCTGGCCGCCCACGAGATGACGGACCTGCTGCAGCGCACCGTCGTGGTACTCAACGACTCCGACGGCCACGCCGACAAGCGCACGCGCACGATCCTGGCCGGGCAGTTCTCGGGCCAGGGCCAGCGGGTCATCGAGGTGCCGTTCGACGGGCATCTGCGCCCCGGTGGCGTCGTCGACCCCCGGGAGATGTCGACCCCGACCCGGCGCCGGTTCCTCGAGATCGCCGCGGCTCTGGCCGAACACTTCCCGACGCACGACGACCGGCGGGACCGCCCGCCGGGCTGATCAGCGCATTGCGCCGATCAGCCCCTCCAAGGCGTGGACCGCAGGAGCGTCGACCGGGTACTCCGCCTCGGCGCGCGCCACGATGTCCTCGGAAACACCGGCGGCCGTGGCAGTTTCACTGATCGTGAGATTCGACTGCCGACGGGCGGCATAGAGGCGCTGCCCGAGCGTGGCGCCGGGCGCCGTGGCCGCGAGCGTGGTCAGCTCATCGATCTGACGCCGCACCGCGCTGAGCGCCTTGATCAGCGCCGGGGTCACCATGCTCAGCCGCGCCGCACGGGCCGCGACGGCCTCGAGCTGACGCAGGTCGGCCAGGACCGAGGTGACCCGCGGCGTGAACTCCGGTTCCCCGACGGCAGGCAACGTGTCGATCGTCGACTCGAGGGTGTTCACCGCGGTCAGGACCGCCTGGGCGATCAGCGGTACCTCGTCGCTGGCCGGCGGTGTCGTCGACAACGGCACGGCGGCCGGTTGCACGCTGACCACGGTGGGCGGGTCGATGTGGGCCGGCGCAGGCATCGTCGGATCGGGTACGGGTCCGCCCTGACGCAACCGGGCGATCGTGCCCGGCGGCCAGCGCAACACCTCTTCGAGCTTGAGTCGGGTGCGGTCGCGGGGCCAGCTGCGACCCTTTTCGAACGCGATGAGCGCTCCGGCGTTGATGATTCCGTCGGCGGCAAGGCTGCGCTGGCTGATGTCGAGTTCGCGACGGCGGGCTGCCGCGGCAGCACCGGCGCGGATGAGTCCGACATCGAACTCACCGGTGGCGAGATCGTACTCAGCGTCGGTCATACGGGGCTGTTCCTCGCCGATGTGCTCAGCTTCAGCGCAAATGCTGGAGCGGTTGCCGGGACCCCTCAATCCTAACCCCAGACCGCAGCACCGCTACGCCTTGGTTTTTTCTCACCCACAGCAAACAACTCCGATGCTACGGCTTCTCGGCGGGACAAACCGAAGCTCTGCTACGGGTACAGCGAAGTACCTGTTGGCGCCCTGACGTGCGATTTTGGATACATCAAGGCTTTCCGCTGGTGGTCCTGCGTCATTACGGATGCAACGATCCGTAGCGTTGCGCTGCAGCGGTTTGAACCAAACTGTTGCATCGCTACGGTTGTTGCTATAGCGTTCCCCCCAACGCGGTACACACCGCAACCGGAGCCCCTACAGGAGCAGCAGCATGAACGCACTCATGTCCAACGGCATCCCGCTCGGCGTTTGCACCAGCAACCCGGAGCGGTGGACCGCCACCCCCGACGAGCAGGCGAAGGTCATCTGCCGGGAATGCCCGCGGCGTTGGCTGTGCGCTCGCGAGGCCTGCGAACTGCCCCGCGCGGAAGGGCTCTGGGCCGGCATCATGGTTCCCGAGGCGGGCCGAGGCCGCAGCTTCGCGCTCAAGCAGCTGCGATCGCTCGCCGAGCGCAACGGCTACCCGGTGCGCAAGCTGGGCCTGGTCTTCCCCGAAGCCGCCTGATCCTCAGATCTTTTTCCGCTCTTGCCCTGCCGATTCGAGGGGACGGCAGGGCGAGGGCAGGTTTCCACTGGGGGAGGAATAGGGGCCCGGGGTGTGTCGTTACACCCGCAGACGGTGCCGGGCATTGCCCCGGGCCCCACACCAGAACCGTCGCTTCGAGCGACCACTCGCCGCGAGGCGCAGTGACGGCACCGTCCCCGAACTTCTTCTCCGTTATCGCTCGAGCGTGACGACCACCGCGTCGAGCAGGCTGTCCACCTCGTCCTCGTCGTAGCCGCGCTGAAACATCGGCGGCTTCGGGAACACGATGCTGCGGACGTCATCGGCACCGAGGTGCCCCCGCCCGTCGAGCCGCCGGGCCACCAGCGCCAGAAAATCGTCGACCGACTTCTTGTGATAACCCCGCTTGCCCAACTTCGACTTCGAAAATTCGGTGCTGCGAACGTCTTCGGCAGTCAATCCCCCGGTCATGCCGGTCATGTTAACCGCGCCTGGGTTTGCCCGAACACCGCTACCGTGAGGTTCATGAGCAATACCGATACGGCGCCGGGCGAAGTCACGTGCGCCAGCTCGGAGTTCAGCGGCGTGCTGCACCCGCGCGAGGTACCGCTGGGGGGACCGCGCGCGTTGCTCGTCCGGCGCACCCTGCCACAGCGGGATCGGTCCATGATCGGCGCCTGGTGTTTCGCCGACCACTACGGTCCGCACGACGTCCGGACCGCGGGCCGAGGCATGGATGTGCCGCCTCATCCCCACACCGGACTGCAAACCGTGAGTTGGCTTTTCGAGGGCCTGATCGAGCACCGCGACAGCGCCGGTGTCCACGCCGTGGTCCGACCGGGCGAGCTCAACCTGATGACGGCGGGGGCCGGGATCTGCCATTCCGAGGTGTCGACGCCGGAGACGACGATCCTGCACGGCGCGCAGCTGTGGGTGGCCCTGCCCGACGCGGCCCGCGACACCGACCGCGACTTCGCGCACTACGCACCCCCGCCGCGGACCGTCGGCAGCGCCACCCTCCGCGTGTTCCTCGGCGAGCTGGCCGACTCACGATCCCCCGTGCACACCTTCACGCCGCTGCTGGGCGCCCAGATCGACCTCGAGCCGGGTGCCGAGTTGACGCTCGACGTCGATCCGGCGTTCGAACACGGCGTGCTGCTCGATCAGGGCGCGATCGAGGTGTGTGGCACCACGCTGGCTGTCGCCGATCTGGGCTATCAGGCCCCGGGCGTACCCAGCTGCGGTTGGCCAACCGCGGCGACGGCCCGGCCCGGGCGCTCCTGCTCGGCGGGCCGCCGTTCACCGAGGAACTGGTGATGTGGTGGAACTTCGTCGGCCGCAGCCACGACGACATCGCGACCTATCGAGAACTCTGGCAGACCAACGACGCCCGGTTCGGCGACGTTCAGGGCTACGAAGGCCACATCTCCCGACTACCCGCACCGCCCCTGCCGAACGGGCGACTCAAGCCACGGCCGCGCCCGGCCGGCTAGGAATTCAGATACTGGGCCGTGCTGCCGCCCACCGGCATCTCGGGCAGCCCGAGCTTGCGGTGGTCCCAGCTGCGCAGCCGGCTGGGCACCACCCGCACGGCGATGCGGTTGTTCATCATCTGGTCGACGAACGGGCGCATCTCCTCGGTGTAGGGGCCCGTGTAGCGCTCCCACACGCTGATGCCCACGCGCAGAATGGTTTCCGGGTCGTCGACGATCTCGGCGGTGCCGTCGATCGACACCCCGCGCAGGGTGTTATAGGTGTCGCCGTCCTCGATCATCACCGTGATCGTGGAGTCGCGGCGCAGGTTGACCGCCTTCTGCGATTTGGCTTTCGTCTCGAACCAGATCTCACCGTCGAGCACGGCGTACCACATGGCGACCAGGTGGGGGCGGCCGCTGGGCAGCACCGTGGCCATCGTCGCGGTCCGGCTGCGTTCGATGAATTCGGCGATCTCGTCATCGCCCATGACGATCTTCGTGCGCTCGTTCTTGCCCACCTGTCACCTCTCTGATCGGTCAGCCCACCATAGCCACGTCCGCACGACCACCCGCGAACGCGGTCGGTAACCCCACCGCCCGGCTACAGCACGCCGAACTGTGAGGTCACCCACCGCACCGGATCCACGCAGCGGAACGGGGCAATACCCCTGGCATGCAAGCGGTTTCCGGTGGGCGGATGGCCGAGCGCAGACACCGCGAAGTACCGGCTGGGCAGCCGCGCACCCGTTGACGGGTTCTCCACGGCCGCCACGATCGAGCTGCCGTGCAGACGGACCAGCAGGCTGCGCACCTCCTGGTCGAGCAGTTGACCGTCGGCGTCGTCGTACTGCTTGCCGTCGGAGGTGTCCCGCAGGAAGGCCGCACCGCCGTTGGACATGACCAGCGCCCACTCCGCGCCCTGCACGTCGCGCAATGCGCGCAGCACGTCGAACTTGGACAGGATCACCGCCAGCTTGGGCTGACCCTGGTTGACCGCCGACAGCACATTGCCCAGGACCGAACGCGGTTCCCCACCGCTGAACGGCTGGGGCGGCAGCAGATCCTGCAGCTGATCGCGGATGGCCTTGACCCGCAGCGGATCGAACATGAAGAACACCGCGTCGGCGTGGCCGAAGAACTGGAAGGGCGGTGCGCGCAGGTCACCGTTCTCCAGGTCCTCCCCCGCCACGTCGCGCAGCACCAGGAACCGGCGTATGCCGTGCCAGACACCGATCGAGAACACCAGGGGCTCACGCTGATTCGGGGCCTGGGTGTGCACCGTCGGGGTGGGCGGCAGCAGGCCCCGCTGCACATACAGCGGGCCCTCGTAGTTGGTGGCGTAGTTCTGGACGGTCGCCCGAGTGACCGGTTCCAGCACCACACCGAACCGCTCGCAGAGCAATTCCAACTGCTTGATCAGGACGGCGATGTAGAGGCTCTTGCCCGTGGCACGTGCGCCGGCCAGCGCGATGCAGATGGCGTGGCCTTCCCGGAAACCCTCGGGGAGGGTGAAGTGGCAGACCGGGCAGATCTCCACCGCGGCACCCTGCAACGCCCGGGCGGCCTCCGACGTCGGCGGCGGCGGACCGTTGTAGCCGGGGCTGCGGGTCCAGGTGTAGAGCGGACCGCAATCGGCGGGTGCCCCGACGTAGGCGGTGGCGACGTCGTCGCGGTACCGGGTGCCGCCGGCCTGGGCAGGCAGCGTCCACAGATGGTTGTTGGGACTCAACAAGGTGAAGCAACGCGGGCACTTACTCATCTCGGCCCCGGCTCCCCCTCAGTCGCTCCGCCAACGACGGATGGCCGCCTCGACGCGTCGCCAGCCTGGTCACCATCTTTCGATACCCGCGCATCGTCCCCTCAGAGCAATCACCCGACAACTGCGCCATCAACACCACCACGGATTCGGCGTCGGCGCTTCCCATGGTGGCAGCCAGCTTCCCGGCCAGCACGCCCGCGAGCCGATCCACCGGAGCAAGGGCATAGCCGGCGGCCTCGGCGGCCGCGGTCCGCAACAGGCTGATCGCCACCACCGTCACCGGCGCCAACTGACCGCCGTCGACCAACGGTAGTACCCGCTCCACCGCCCGTGTGCCGCAACCGGTCTCGGCGGCCAACGCGTTGCAGGCCTGCGGGTAGGGCTGCGCGGCGAGCACGCCCAACAGCGCGAACGTCAGCAACCGCACCGAGAAGTCCGGGTGGACCGACTCCGGCTCGCACTCGGCCAGCACCTGCTCCCACAGCGGCGTATAGGGGCTCTGATGGGTGTGGAGATAACGCTGATGCAGCCAGTCGCGGGGCTCGATGTGGCGGACCGCCGCACAGGCCACCACCACACCGTCGCCGTTCTCGTTGTCGTCGATCACCTTGGCGGCCAACTCGCGCATCGCGGCCGAATCCGCGCCCCCCACGAGCGTGCGCACCGCCGCCCGGCCCGGGAGCTTCTCGGCGCCGACGGCCAGCAGCAGATCCGACGGATTCCACACCGAGGCCGCCGCGGCGGCCTCGAACTTCTCCGGATCGGTCACCCGAAGCCACCACAACTGCGCCCCGGCATCGCCTGGGTCCCGGGCACCGCGCCGGCGCGACCGCAGCCCCCGCAGCGCAGCGCGGATCCACACCGAATCCCAGGGCTGGGCGCTGACGAGTTCGGCCGGATCGGGCACCGGGGCGGCCTCGGCGAGCCAGTCCAGCACGTCGTCACCGATGGCGCTGCCGTCAGCGTCGCCGTCGTGCAGCAACCACACACCCAACGACAGCCGATCGGCGGCTCCGATCAACCCGCGCACCGCCGGGTCAGCCAGGCCGGGCATCACGTCGTCAGCCAACGCCGCCGACAGCCGGTCATCGACGACCCCGGCCCGCAACAGCAGGTCAACGACCCGCAGCAACCGGTCGGCGCCCTGCTGCCGGGCGCGCTCCAGCGCAGGCCCGATGGCCACCCGCAGCGACGAAGGCGTTGGTTTCCCGTGAAACGTTCTCGGCCCCAAAGGAATTGGTCCGTCTTGAGCCATCCAGGCGTCGTCGGCGACGGCCCGGGCAAAGTAGGCGGCGTCGGCGTACGTCGCCCCTGCCCCGTCCGGCAACTCGTACCGCGCCCGCCAGGCGTCGGCCGTGGTCAGACCTACCGCGGCCGCGAGCACATCGGCGATGATGTGGGCGGCCTCGGATCCGACCAGTGCACCCGCCGGAGAGTACGCAGCGATCACCTCGTGCGCCTCGACCTGCGCGTCGGCGAATTCCGGGCGCCCGGCCACCGCCATCGCGATCGGCCAGGCCGGATGCAGCCCGTCATCGCGCACCTGGCTGGACAACGTGTCGATGTCGTCGAGAACACCGCGTGCCGAGGCCATGTCGAGCAGCACCACCTGCGCCATCACCGACCACCGGGTCACCTCGATCCGGTGCCCGCCCGCAGTGCAGTGCGGATCGCCGCCGAGCTCACCCAGCGACACGGTCTCGGATTCGCTGATCACCACCACGCCCGGTTCGATCGCCGGAAGATCCTCGATCGGCACCGCGCTGAGCACCTGACCGCCGTGCAACGCGACCTGATCGGCACGATCGAAGGTGGAGAAGCTCAGCCTCGCCGCGGTTCCCGGCGACATCAGGAAACTCACCAGACCGATCCACTGCGCCGCCGCGTCCGGAGACTCCACGCCCAGCACCACCGGCGGCCCGTCCGCCAGCGCGGCAGCCACCGCATCCAGGAGGGCGAACAGGGTGGCCAACCGCCAGGTGGTGGTATCGAGCGCGAACGCGACGACGCTGTCCTTCGTCACCGCCTCGCCCAGTTCCGGCAGATCCCCGGGGAGTTCGGCGCGGGCCACCGCGGCGGCGCCGTAAGGCTGGAGCCAATGCGGCGAGCGCCACCGCTGGATGGCCCGGCAGCGGGGATGGGTCTCGGGCGCGCGATCCAACAACACGTGGGCGAACACGTTGCCCGGTCTGCCGGTGCTGTCCGACCCGGCCGGGAAGGTGTGCCAGTAGCCGGCGCCGTCGGGAACGTAGCGGTAGGCCAGCCGGCGCGGACCCTGCTCGAGCTGCTCGGGGGTGGGGAAATCAGGCGTCTGCCCCACCGGTCGGAAGACCGTGTGGACACCGGCCATCAACGCCTGTGTCTCCGTGGGCGTGAGCCCACCGCTGGTTTCCTTGAGCTGCCAGCCACCGGCGGTCCCGACGGCATCGAACGAGGTGTAGGCGAGTTGGCCGTAACGCGACGTCATAACACCGTCGTGGTGAGCTGCAAGGTCTGCACCGGCGGGTCCAGCAGTGCGACCGTGCGCAGCTGAAGCGGGTCGGCGATGTTCAGGAACAGCCGGATCCAGCCGTGCAGGCCACTGACGTTCGCGGCCCACAGTTCTCCCGCGCCCGACGCGGTCGCCGCCGTCCAGTCCATATGTTTGGACGGGTGATCCGCCAGCTGTCCCTGCGCGTCCAGTGGCGCGACGTCGACCGGCTGACCGTCGTGCACGCTCAACGGTATCCGCTGCGGATTGTTGACCAGAACGAACGCCGGAGCGCCCGGCACCTCATATTCCGAACGGACCGCGACGGTGGCCGTGGTGGGATAGCCGGCCGGGTCGCGCCCGATCCGCACCGCGTACTGCAGCCTCAACATGCCCGGGTACTCGATGCCGGCCACCGGTCCGGTCACGCGTCGCCCACCGGAGAACGCCACCGGCGCCAGGTGCAGTGAACATCCACCCACCGGAAGCGCCCCGGTCAGGTGCATGCCGCCGTACTTCTCGTAGTCCTCCAGCGAGATCTCGAAGGACCTGCCCGTCAGTCCGGCCCGGGGGTCATGCCCGGTCGGTGCCAGCGTCACCACCACTCCGGCCGCGCCGGCCGGCCATTCGAACGTCAGCACCTGCTTGTTGCAGTACTCGACGAGTTCGACGTCGCGGATGGTTCCGGTGTGCACGGCCGACACGGTGCGGCCCAGCACGGCCCGTCCGGCCAGGATCGTCACCGGCGTGACGTAGGCCCGGCTCCACCCCTGGGGCCAGGGCACCCCGGCCATCAGTGTGCGGTTGTTGCCGTCGAGTTGTGCCTGGTGGGCCACCGGCAGCGGCAACCGCAAGTCCGGCGCCAACCCCACCTGCTCGAGGGCGTTCTCGGGAAGTTCGGTGGAGACACCGCCGGCACTCGGACCGGTCTGGCTCAGATAGAGGGCCACCTCCGCTCCGGGCGACGCCCAGGACACGTCGAAGGACTCGCCGTCGAATGCGGTGTCCACCGAGATGTCGGTGACCGCGGCGAGTACCGCGGACACCTCGACGTCGGCGTCGACCGGTTCGGACAGCTGCACTCCCCCGTCGACCTCGACCGCGCACCGCACCCGGTAGCGATAGCGCATACCCCGGGCCGCCCCCGAGTCGACGAAACCGGACCGGTGCTCGCCGTCGGCCAGGATCCGGTAGCGCGACTCGTCGATCGCGGGACCGTCGGCCTCGTCGGCCGGGATGCGGTACACGTGAACGGAATTCACCGAGGGCGGTGCCGTCCACTTCCCGATCACCAGCCCGCTGTCCTCTCCGATGGACACGTCAGCGGGCGGGGCGACCAGAACCCCGCCGGCATGCAGCACCGGCCGGGTGCTCAGGGCATCGGCACGGGACGTCCCGGTGATGACCCAGACCTGGTAGTAGCGCACGGGCCCGGTCAACGGCCGGTCGTCGCTGGCTGCCGACAACGGCGTCGCGGCGACGAGGTCGGCGTTCTCCGAGGATCGGGGTGCCCGATCCTCGGCGCTGACCACCCGGTACAACACCACTCCCCCATTGGCCTGGTAGTCCGGCCAACTCAATTCGACGACGCCGGGGCGGGACTCGCCGTGGCGGAACGCGATCGGGTGCACGTCACCGGCCGGCGACGGTGGCTTCTGCGGCGAACTGTCGGGGGCCTGGGTCTCCAGCTCGGCGAGTAACCGGGCCATCTCCTCGGCGTGCTCGGCGACCGACCCGGGCAACATCTCGCGGATCTGCTCGACGTCGGTGCGCCCGGACCGGAGCACCAGCCGCAGATGGGCCTCTTTGAAACTGCGTGCTGCGACCGCGCCGGAATCGACCAGTTGCTGACGCCAGGCCAGCAATGGCGCCAGCCGGGGATCCTCGTCGTCGGGATCGTCGACGGGATACAGATCGGGCATCAGAACACCAAATCCCCACCGG
Protein-coding regions in this window:
- a CDS encoding GAP1-N2 domain-containing protein, coding for MTSRYGQLAYTSFDAVGTAGGWQLKETSGGLTPTETQALMAGVHTVFRPVGQTPDFPTPEQLEQGPRRLAYRYVPDGAGYWHTFPAGSDSTGRPGNVFAHVLLDRAPETHPRCRAIQRWRSPHWLQPYGAAAVARAELPGDLPELGEAVTKDSVVAFALDTTTWRLATLFALLDAVAAALADGPPVVLGVESPDAAAQWIGLVSFLMSPGTAARLSFSTFDRADQVALHGGQVLSAVPIEDLPAIEPGVVVISESETVSLGELGGDPHCTAGGHRIEVTRWSVMAQVVLLDMASARGVLDDIDTLSSQVRDDGLHPAWPIAMAVAGRPEFADAQVEAHEVIAAYSPAGALVGSEAAHIIADVLAAAVGLTTADAWRARYELPDGAGATYADAAYFARAVADDAWMAQDGPIPLGPRTFHGKPTPSSLRVAIGPALERARQQGADRLLRVVDLLLRAGVVDDRLSAALADDVMPGLADPAVRGLIGAADRLSLGVWLLHDGDADGSAIGDDVLDWLAEAAPVPDPAELVSAQPWDSVWIRAALRGLRSRRRGARDPGDAGAQLWWLRVTDPEKFEAAAAASVWNPSDLLLAVGAEKLPGRAAVRTLVGGADSAAMRELAAKVIDDNENGDGVVVACAAVRHIEPRDWLHQRYLHTHQSPYTPLWEQVLAECEPESVHPDFSVRLLTFALLGVLAAQPYPQACNALAAETGCGTRAVERVLPLVDGGQLAPVTVVAISLLRTAAAEAAGYALAPVDRLAGVLAGKLAATMGSADAESVVVLMAQLSGDCSEGTMRGYRKMVTRLATRRGGHPSLAERLRGSRGRDE
- a CDS encoding MinD/ParA family ATP-binding protein, giving the protein MPDPDDTLRRELGWTGPEESHFEPDTRPTRRKPPEPPPSLPGRPPVDFVPSKIPAGTDPDDPGPSQVVPVDRDAERARSTFREAPPAPPTPPTPPQQQVPPPPPPPAPPAPPAPPAPPPNIGQPEHRPDAWEQNPPGWQLPSQRPPGPGGPPQQPYGPPPGQPWPAEGGFAPDPGAAAVPGAPTGSYADRIRVNDLVPPKRQPPGSGWRLFVYRATFGMINPGPSPEDLRVAELEAKIKGLLRGHYKVGVMGKGGVGKTTVSASVGSIFAQLRQDDRVVAIDADTSFGKLGSRVDPQAQSSYWELANDKHLDSFADVRSRVGTNAAGLFVLAGEGTPARRRVLDAAIYREATTRLDRHFSISVVDCSSTMDSPVTQEVLRDLDGLIVVSSPWVDGAATAGQTLDWLAAHEMTDLLQRTVVVLNDSDGHADKRTRTILAGQFSGQGQRVIEVPFDGHLRPGGVVDPREMSTPTRRRFLEIAAALAEHFPTHDDRRDRPPG
- a CDS encoding WhiB family transcriptional regulator gives rise to the protein MNALMSNGIPLGVCTSNPERWTATPDEQAKVICRECPRRWLCAREACELPRAEGLWAGIMVPEAGRGRSFALKQLRSLAERNGYPVRKLGLVFPEAA
- a CDS encoding EspA/EspE family type VII secretion system effector, giving the protein MGLLGEIADFGKGVIESNLKWTERAAKAGSRLIRAARSPILVAGQQTIASMKSSTGVGDPENGQRFDAGADTMGEVGQVLVSAFPDDSWDSNGASAYAGRNSEQVGRVQTMLGLDTMVAEVLSTEAGQIAATRDNLDGHSDWLGAMSLLTTSAGIVPGFGTAAQMTAEFAMVAKAVGDSNNDLRTLCGHIDENAAVLQNAAAQYQSLAGGATLTGAEFEPPAGDPEVSAPGDSGATDPGVPTGGGDVPSGGGGSVPSTGGGGGTRPGSASGPGMPTDSSGMGAPPSDAAANAAGALGGILGSLVSPLSGILGGISQAVGQAVQAATQAGTQAAQMAGSTAGLADAAEIDKASGVTGLDVADEGGQDDANRDGRDEDDEKNVEDREKGDGEEQVGEPEEGEVGDVPDTDSAGGPADPLGVGADDEAAKTLPPDLEATAAGSVAAGPAPVHVGADFEQGQLRVAAAATLDRGVPGSAAVIDR
- a CDS encoding type VII secretion target, which encodes MAGDLRVATAHLYELSAKQGQAATSLTVATSVVEGVDSAVRLTHGPISSSTASAVASALNARRAAGAGMANVSRELGAKLSRAASGYDRTDSTMSGAVNGTVR
- a CDS encoding DivIVA domain-containing protein, producing MTGMTGGLTAEDVRSTEFSKSKLGKRGYHKKSVDDFLALVARRLDGRGHLGADDVRSIVFPKPPMFQRGYDEDEVDSLLDAVVVTLER
- a CDS encoding transcriptional regulator, with product MTDAEYDLATGEFDVGLIRAGAAAAARRRELDISQRSLAADGIINAGALIAFEKGRSWPRDRTRLKLEEVLRWPPGTIARLRQGGPVPDPTMPAPAHIDPPTVVSVQPAAVPLSTTPPASDEVPLIAQAVLTAVNTLESTIDTLPAVGEPEFTPRVTSVLADLRQLEAVAARAARLSMVTPALIKALSAVRRQIDELTTLAATAPGATLGQRLYAARRQSNLTISETATAAGVSEDIVARAEAEYPVDAPAVHALEGLIGAMR
- a CDS encoding pyridoxamine 5'-phosphate oxidase family protein — its product is MGKNERTKIVMGDDEIAEFIERSRTATMATVLPSGRPHLVAMWYAVLDGEIWFETKAKSQKAVNLRRDSTITVMIEDGDTYNTLRGVSIDGTAEIVDDPETILRVGISVWERYTGPYTEEMRPFVDQMMNNRIAVRVVPSRLRSWDHRKLGLPEMPVGGSTAQYLNS